The proteins below come from a single Mus musculus strain C57BL/6J chromosome 5, GRCm38.p6 C57BL/6J genomic window:
- the Nsun7 gene encoding putative methyltransferase NSUN7 isoform X4, whose translation MLDPTSERDLFDQENMEEISQLASLEMSGDVVANTNSSTVVLEKPSYPDSVYVTAANIFQGIRIQRSPDKVIINYGSEPLQPSSSRSEDESFQRLSYELAFSTLKYQDILESILIDSYIFSSTTIASQLNSLIIVMLYDFQDRKFQPRILSENEETIPEVQEVENLLNGFKTKLAAALARCRIKHDALSIYHILPETVRKQEQRASTLPLYAWINTSKISLEEVYNNLRRKGYSKVKSITSVNEKVYAVDQHCFNVLIFPAHLKTDLLNIDLIKDYKLIFQDKSRSLAVHSVKALINIDDDVLMVNTGSWYTVAHMSILTSGHTSKIFVCGIQQEEKDFNARKLFTRMGCQNIEILHETFLSIESKDHRLQNVKVILLLPRCSSLGVSNPVEFILNEHEDKSLLQDLSQGGLPKDKLETLVQQQFEQLTHAMK comes from the exons ATGCTGGACCCAACGAGTGAAAGGGACCTTTTTGACCAAGAAAACATGGAGGAGATCTCCCAACTCGCTTCCCTGGAGATGTCGGGGGATGTAGTCGCCAATACAAACTCTTCAACCGTCGTCCTAGAAAAACCCAGCTACCCAGACTCCGTGTACGTTACGGCAGCGAACATTTTTCAGGGTATTCGGATCCAAAGGTCGCCAGACAAAGTCATAATAAATTACGGAAGTGAACCCCTGCAGCCCTCCTCCTCCCGCTCCGAGGATGAATCTTTCCAGCGCTTGTCCTATGAGTTGGCTTTCAGTACCCTGAAGT ATCAAGATATTTTGGAAAGTATATTAATAGATAGCTATATCTTCTCAAGTACCACAATC GCAAGTCAGCTGAACAGTCTTATCATTGTGATGCTGTATGACTTCCAAGACAGAAAATTCCAGCCCCGCATCCTTTCCGAGAATGAAGAGACCATACCAGAAGTTCAAGAAGTCGAGAACCTTCTAAACGG CTTTAAGACAAAATTGGCTGCAGCCTTGGCGAGATGTCGAATCAAACACGACGCCCTCTCGATTTACCATATTCTGCCAGAGACAGTTAGGAAACAGGAACAAAGGGCCTCAACTTTGCCTCTTTATGCTTGGATAAATACCAGTAAAATAAG CCTTGAAGAAGTCTATAATAATTTGAGGAGGAAAGGTTACTCTAAAGTCAAGTCTATAACGAGTGTCAATGAGAAAGTCTATGCAGTAGACCAGCACTGCTTCAATGTCTTAATTTTCCCAGCTCATCTCAAAACAGACCTTTTAAACATAGATCTCATAAAAGACTATAAACTTATTTTCCAG GACAAATCTCGAAGTCTTGCCGTCCACTCTGTGAAGGCTTTGATAAACATCGATGATGATGTCCTAATGGTCAACACGGGTTCGTGGTACACAGTTGCCCATATGTCCATCTTAACAAGTGGTCACACTTCGAAAATCTTTGTATGTGGAATACAACAAGAAGAGAAGGATTTTAATGCGAGGAAACTTTTTACAAGAATGGGATGTCAAA ATATTGAAATACTTCACGAAACATTTCTTAGCATTGAATCCAAAGATCACCGGTTACAGAATGTGAAGGTCATTCTGTTGCTACCTCGCTGTTCCAGCCTCGGTGTCAGCAACCCAGTGGAATTCATTCTAAATGAACACGAAG ATAAAAGTTTACTTCAAGATCTTTCTCAAGGTGGTCTACCGAAAGATAAACTCGAGACTTTGGTTCAGCAGCAGTTTGAACAGCTAACACACGCAATGAAAT